The following proteins are encoded in a genomic region of Arthrobacter jiangjiafuii:
- a CDS encoding PD-(D/E)XK nuclease family protein, whose product MTDPALAHATEFGRMYSRSLSTPPSVPSITTVIAQGSTSLDGWHSHMAATAVAKDPKLAASLGNPGAMRSIVKEASRASERYRDQAAERGTRVHHYCEQVSLRALDLPHQLEAARTALQEHGEHQFADRFDEWWDLYQVEPLAPEITVWNDEVGYAGTLDLVARINGRLCLIDYKTKNTDRDGQVKPLDDKVVMQLVAGMKAKESLVDAGNGVWEPWAYGEDPLLLGVAVGQTEVRPMRANPAVLPQHWFKFCALRRLWQTSYDVAAAGRALLPIAPPAVGSHAVRAPQASVS is encoded by the coding sequence ATGACTGATCCAGCTCTGGCACATGCAACGGAATTCGGGCGGATGTACTCCCGATCCCTCTCCACGCCTCCCTCGGTACCCTCCATCACCACGGTTATTGCGCAGGGTTCAACCTCACTGGACGGCTGGCACAGCCACATGGCGGCCACAGCCGTGGCGAAAGATCCCAAACTTGCAGCCAGCCTGGGAAATCCGGGGGCTATGCGCAGCATCGTCAAGGAAGCCTCGCGTGCCTCGGAACGGTATCGGGACCAGGCCGCAGAACGCGGAACCCGGGTCCACCACTACTGCGAGCAGGTCTCCCTGCGTGCATTGGACCTTCCCCATCAGCTTGAAGCAGCCCGCACCGCCCTGCAGGAACATGGCGAACATCAGTTTGCCGACCGCTTCGACGAGTGGTGGGACCTGTACCAGGTAGAGCCCCTCGCGCCGGAGATCACCGTCTGGAACGACGAAGTGGGCTACGCCGGAACCCTGGACCTGGTGGCGCGCATCAACGGCCGGCTCTGCCTGATCGACTACAAGACCAAGAACACCGACCGCGACGGGCAGGTCAAGCCCCTGGATGACAAGGTCGTCATGCAGCTGGTCGCCGGAATGAAGGCCAAGGAGTCGCTCGTGGACGCCGGAAACGGTGTGTGGGAGCCCTGGGCCTATGGGGAGGATCCGCTGCTGCTCGGCGTCGCCGTCGGCCAGACCGAAGTCCGGCCCATGCGCGCCAACCCCGCCGTCCTTCCGCAGCACTGGTTCAAGTTCTGTGCCCTGCGCCGGCTTTGGCAGACCTCTTACGACGTCGCCGCTGCCGGACGAGCGCTGCTGCCCATCGCACCGCCCGCCGTCGGCTCCCATGCGGTGCGGGCACCGCAGGCCTCCGTCTCCTAG
- the def gene encoding peptide deformylase, which yields MAILNIRIIGDPVLRTPAEEVTEFGPELAKLVADMEETMEDVEGAGLAAPQVGVSLRVFTYRIDGQSGHVVNPVLELSEDRQEDQVEGCLSIPGLGYPVPRYRWTKVTGVDKFGNPVTIEGEGMLARCFQHETDHLDGVLYIDRLEGENRKKALRAIRQADYETIAGRTTAERAQTVGSSFGGGSFGAGSSFGGQA from the coding sequence ATGGCAATCCTGAACATCCGGATTATCGGCGACCCCGTCCTGAGGACCCCTGCTGAGGAAGTCACGGAATTCGGGCCGGAACTGGCCAAGCTCGTCGCCGACATGGAAGAGACGATGGAGGACGTTGAAGGTGCTGGCCTGGCCGCACCGCAGGTAGGCGTCAGCCTCCGCGTCTTCACCTACCGGATCGACGGACAGTCCGGACACGTCGTCAACCCGGTCCTGGAGCTGAGCGAAGACCGCCAGGAGGACCAGGTCGAAGGCTGCCTGTCCATCCCCGGACTGGGCTATCCGGTGCCGCGCTACCGCTGGACCAAGGTCACGGGCGTCGACAAGTTCGGCAACCCGGTAACCATTGAGGGCGAAGGAATGCTGGCCCGTTGCTTCCAGCACGAAACCGACCACCTGGACGGCGTGCTCTACATCGACCGGCTGGAGGGCGAGAACCGCAAAAAAGCCCTGCGTGCCATCCGCCAGGCCGACTACGAAACCATCGCCGGACGCACGACGGCGGAGCGCGCCCAGACAGTGGGCTCCAGCTTCGGCGGCGGGTCCTTCGGCGCCGGATCCTCCTTCGGCGGACAGGCCTAA
- the fmt gene encoding methionyl-tRNA formyltransferase, with translation MRVLFAGTPSVAVPSLDALLAAGFDVVAVLTRPDAPLGRKRTLTPSPVAARAEELGLPVIRAAKIDDDAVAAIQAANPDVAAIVAYGGLIPERALTIPAHGWINLHFSLLPAWRGAAPVQHAVINGDDVTGASTFLLEKGLDTGPVYGQLTETLHPEDTSGALLERLSHSGAVLLAQTLSAIDAGTAQAVPQAGEVTLAPKLTIDDARVTWTQPALAIRRRINGVTPEPGAWTTWDGARFKIGSAALRPDITDLAPGQVRFTGGTQAAAVVGTGSAGLELEQVQPAGKKMMPGADWARGLANREDVVFE, from the coding sequence ATGCGCGTACTTTTCGCCGGCACCCCGTCCGTTGCCGTCCCGTCCCTGGACGCCCTGCTGGCAGCCGGCTTCGACGTCGTCGCCGTCCTGACCCGCCCCGACGCGCCGCTGGGCCGCAAGCGCACGCTCACGCCGTCGCCCGTTGCCGCCCGCGCCGAGGAACTGGGCCTGCCCGTGATCCGCGCGGCGAAGATTGACGACGACGCCGTCGCCGCCATCCAGGCCGCCAACCCCGATGTGGCCGCGATCGTCGCGTACGGCGGGCTGATCCCCGAGCGGGCCCTGACCATTCCCGCCCACGGCTGGATCAACCTGCACTTTTCGCTGCTTCCCGCCTGGCGTGGCGCGGCACCGGTGCAGCACGCCGTGATCAACGGCGATGACGTCACCGGAGCCTCCACCTTCCTGCTCGAAAAGGGCCTGGACACCGGACCGGTGTACGGGCAGCTGACCGAGACCCTGCATCCCGAGGACACCAGCGGTGCGCTGCTGGAACGGCTCTCGCACAGCGGCGCCGTGCTGCTGGCGCAGACCCTGTCGGCGATTGATGCCGGCACTGCGCAGGCCGTTCCGCAGGCCGGCGAGGTAACGCTCGCTCCCAAACTGACCATCGACGACGCGCGCGTGACCTGGACCCAGCCGGCGCTGGCCATCCGGCGCCGCATCAACGGCGTGACCCCCGAACCGGGAGCCTGGACCACTTGGGACGGCGCCCGCTTCAAGATCGGCTCCGCGGCCCTGCGCCCGGACATCACCGACCTGGCCCCGGGCCAGGTCCGCTTCACCGGCGGCACGCAGGCAGCCGCCGTCGTGGGCACCGGTTCCGCCGGCCTGGAACTGGAGCAGGTACAGCCCGCCGGCAAGAAAATGATGCCGGGGGCCGACTGGGCCCGCGGCCTGGCCAACCGTGAGGACGTGGTCTTCGAATGA
- a CDS encoding RsmB/NOP family class I SAM-dependent RNA methyltransferase: protein MTPQNSTPQNSQNRQRNEKGHERSRPAVRSRTAQAPGQRTRAADPARLVAFEVLRAVSEDDAYANLVLPKSIRKHHLDKRDAGFATELAYGALRGQGTYDAILAKCVDRPLDKLDPAVLDALRIGVHQLLAMRVPAHAALDQTVGLARAVIGAGPSALINAVLRKVTALDLEAWIEELVRDESDPTRRAAIEHSHPEWIVRALRQSLVAHGRSVEEITDLLKADNAAPVVNLVALPGLGNLDEAREAGAIDGELVVDSALFSAGDVGRLDSVRAGTTRVQDAGSQLVARALAAVDIGDRTADGSRDGEQWLDLCAGPGGKAALLAALANEKGAILLANEPAAHRAKLVRQALEAVPGEVWDVRTGDGRSIAEQYPETFDRILVDAPCTGLGALRRRPESRWRRKPTDVGDLGALQRELLTAAVDAVKAGGVVAYVTCSPHPAETTAVVADVMRRRNDLELLDSGAALDAVSLTGNLGAGHESTAQLWPHIHQTDAMFLALIRRKP, encoded by the coding sequence ATGACCCCCCAGAACAGCACCCCGCAGAATTCGCAGAACAGGCAGCGCAACGAGAAGGGACACGAACGCAGCCGTCCCGCCGTCCGCAGCCGTACCGCGCAGGCCCCCGGCCAGCGCACCCGCGCCGCGGACCCGGCCCGGCTGGTGGCCTTCGAAGTGCTCCGCGCCGTCTCCGAGGATGACGCGTACGCCAACCTGGTGCTGCCCAAGAGCATCCGCAAGCACCACTTGGACAAGCGCGACGCCGGATTCGCCACCGAACTGGCCTACGGCGCGCTGCGCGGACAGGGCACCTACGACGCCATCCTGGCCAAGTGCGTGGACCGCCCGCTGGACAAGCTCGACCCGGCCGTCCTGGACGCCCTGCGCATCGGTGTGCACCAGCTGCTGGCCATGCGCGTTCCGGCCCATGCAGCCCTGGACCAGACCGTGGGCCTGGCCCGCGCCGTCATCGGCGCCGGACCCTCTGCCCTGATCAACGCCGTGCTGCGCAAGGTGACCGCCCTGGACCTGGAGGCCTGGATCGAGGAACTGGTCCGCGACGAGAGTGATCCCACGCGCCGTGCCGCCATTGAGCACAGCCACCCGGAGTGGATCGTCCGCGCCCTGCGGCAGTCCCTGGTGGCCCACGGCCGCAGTGTCGAGGAAATCACCGACCTGCTCAAGGCGGACAACGCCGCCCCGGTGGTAAACCTCGTGGCCCTTCCCGGGCTGGGAAACCTTGATGAAGCCCGCGAGGCCGGAGCCATCGACGGCGAGCTCGTGGTGGATTCGGCACTCTTCTCCGCCGGCGACGTCGGCCGCCTGGATTCCGTCCGTGCCGGCACCACCCGCGTGCAGGACGCCGGCTCGCAGCTGGTGGCCCGCGCCCTGGCCGCCGTCGACATCGGAGACCGCACCGCGGACGGCAGCCGCGACGGCGAGCAGTGGCTGGACCTGTGCGCCGGTCCCGGCGGCAAGGCAGCACTGCTGGCCGCCCTGGCCAACGAAAAGGGCGCCATCCTGCTGGCCAACGAGCCGGCGGCGCACCGCGCGAAGCTGGTCCGCCAGGCTCTGGAAGCCGTTCCGGGCGAGGTTTGGGACGTGCGCACCGGGGACGGCCGCAGCATCGCCGAACAGTACCCGGAAACCTTCGACCGCATCCTCGTGGACGCCCCCTGCACCGGACTCGGTGCCCTGCGCCGGCGCCCGGAATCACGCTGGCGGCGCAAGCCCACCGACGTCGGGGATCTCGGCGCGCTGCAGCGTGAACTGCTCACCGCCGCCGTGGATGCCGTGAAGGCCGGCGGCGTCGTCGCGTACGTGACCTGCTCGCCGCACCCGGCGGAGACCACCGCCGTCGTCGCCGATGTGATGCGCCGGCGCAACGACCTGGAGCTGCTGGATTCAGGCGCCGCACTGGACGCCGTCAGCCTCACCGGAAACCTGGGTGCCGGCCACGAGTCGACCGCGCAGCTGTGGCCGCACATCCACCAGACCGACGCCATGTTCCTGGCCCTGATCCGCCGCAAGCCCTGA
- the rpe gene encoding ribulose-phosphate 3-epimerase: MSKCCINPSILSADFVNLQAELERISTADAVHVDVMDNHFVPNLTLGLPVVQRIQEVSALPLDAHLMISDADRWAPAYAELGLASVTFHVEAAAAPVKLARDIRDRGAKAGMALRPATPVEPYLDMLSELDMLLIMTVEPGFGGQKFLDITLPKIRRAAEAIRGSGLPLALQVDGGISADTIERAAEAGANVFVAGSAVYGSGDPNEAIRKLREAAEAVSK; this comes from the coding sequence ATGAGCAAGTGCTGCATCAACCCGAGCATCCTCTCGGCCGACTTCGTCAACCTGCAGGCCGAGCTGGAGCGGATCAGCACCGCCGACGCCGTCCACGTGGACGTCATGGACAACCACTTTGTGCCGAACCTGACCCTGGGACTGCCGGTGGTGCAGCGGATCCAGGAGGTCAGTGCGCTGCCGCTGGACGCACACCTGATGATTTCCGACGCCGACCGCTGGGCTCCGGCCTACGCGGAACTGGGCCTGGCCTCGGTGACCTTCCACGTGGAGGCCGCCGCGGCGCCGGTGAAGCTGGCCCGGGACATCCGCGACCGCGGTGCCAAGGCCGGTATGGCATTGCGCCCTGCCACACCCGTGGAGCCGTACCTGGACATGCTCTCCGAACTGGACATGCTGCTGATCATGACGGTGGAGCCCGGCTTCGGCGGGCAGAAGTTCCTGGACATCACGCTGCCGAAGATCCGCCGCGCGGCCGAGGCCATCCGTGGTTCCGGCCTGCCGCTGGCACTGCAGGTGGACGGCGGCATCTCCGCGGACACCATCGAGCGTGCAGCCGAAGCCGGCGCAAACGTGTTCGTGGCCGGATCGGCCGTCTACGGCAGCGGAGACCCCAATGAGGCCATCCGCAAGCTCCGGGAGGCAGCGGAAGCCGTCTCTAAGTGA
- the pnuC gene encoding nicotinamide riboside transporter PnuC, translated as MDFLRWLFDAQVPVGSSSLLVREVVGNIFGLLSAFGGMRRKIWAWPVGIIGNLLLLTVFLGSLFGSADSATLLGQAGRQIMFIIVAVYGWRRWKQSQHDGGEAVTPQWASGRERIGLVAVLLIGTVALTPVFARLGSYEPVWADAWTFVGSLLATYGMAKGWVEFWLIWVAVDIVGVPLLFSTGYYATAFMYLFYGIFTLIGFFVWWKAKNDEKPRVDVVMPDPRVR; from the coding sequence ATGGATTTTTTGCGGTGGCTCTTTGACGCTCAGGTACCGGTGGGATCGTCATCCCTGCTGGTCCGAGAGGTCGTAGGCAATATATTCGGGCTCCTCAGTGCCTTTGGCGGCATGCGCCGCAAAATCTGGGCCTGGCCGGTGGGGATCATCGGCAACCTCCTCCTTCTGACCGTGTTCCTCGGCTCCCTGTTCGGGTCCGCTGATTCAGCGACCCTGCTGGGCCAGGCCGGACGGCAGATCATGTTCATCATCGTCGCGGTGTACGGCTGGCGGCGCTGGAAGCAAAGCCAGCACGACGGCGGTGAGGCCGTCACGCCGCAGTGGGCCTCGGGCAGGGAGCGGATTGGCCTGGTGGCCGTTCTGCTGATCGGCACCGTGGCACTGACCCCGGTCTTCGCCCGCCTTGGCTCCTACGAACCGGTCTGGGCCGATGCCTGGACCTTCGTGGGCTCCCTGCTGGCCACCTACGGCATGGCCAAGGGCTGGGTCGAGTTCTGGCTGATCTGGGTGGCGGTGGACATCGTGGGAGTGCCGCTGCTCTTCAGCACCGGCTACTACGCCACGGCGTTTATGTACCTCTTCTACGGCATCTTCACCCTGATTGGCTTCTTCGTCTGGTGGAAGGCCAAGAACGATGAAAAGCCCCGGGTCGACGTCGTGATGCCGGACCCTCGGGTGCGCTGA
- the ribD gene encoding bifunctional diaminohydroxyphosphoribosylaminopyrimidine deaminase/5-amino-6-(5-phosphoribosylamino)uracil reductase RibD produces the protein MGGATSDSGALAGWGPGPVSEAEAMGMALELARRGVRGANPLVGAVILDPAGQVLAHGYHRGAGTPHAEADALAAAAAAGTDVSGATMVVTLEPCNHTGRTGPCSQAILAAGISRVVYAAADSNAEAAGGAAALAAAGVDAEGGLLAAESAELNHRWALAMAGRRPFVTVKTAQTLDGRTAAEDGTSQWITGSAARTDGHGIRSRADAVVVGTGTVLADDPQLTARDELGGAARRQPLRVVVGHRPVPDNAAIRGTDGRFLQLDSHDPEVICRDLYGRGVRHLMVEGGAQVASAFLRAGLADELVAYVAPVLLGAGTSAVGDLGVQTLADASRWRWDVTDGGPARLVGQDLRLRLEPVPETGATPAEHHLGSGPPRMNTDELNPPRTEH, from the coding sequence ATGGGCGGGGCGACATCCGACAGCGGCGCACTTGCCGGCTGGGGCCCGGGACCTGTCTCCGAGGCCGAGGCGATGGGCATGGCACTGGAGCTGGCCCGCCGCGGGGTGCGGGGCGCAAACCCGCTTGTCGGCGCCGTGATCCTGGACCCCGCAGGGCAGGTCCTGGCCCACGGCTATCACCGCGGCGCCGGCACCCCGCATGCCGAGGCCGACGCCCTGGCAGCAGCAGCTGCGGCAGGAACGGACGTCTCCGGAGCCACCATGGTGGTGACCCTGGAGCCGTGCAACCACACCGGGCGGACGGGACCCTGCTCGCAGGCGATCCTGGCCGCCGGGATCTCCCGCGTGGTTTATGCAGCCGCTGACTCCAACGCTGAAGCCGCCGGGGGAGCAGCCGCACTGGCAGCGGCCGGGGTTGATGCCGAGGGCGGCCTGCTGGCGGCCGAGTCCGCGGAACTGAACCACCGTTGGGCCCTGGCCATGGCCGGGCGGCGGCCTTTCGTCACGGTCAAGACGGCGCAGACCCTCGACGGCCGGACCGCCGCCGAGGACGGCACCAGCCAGTGGATCACCGGCAGCGCCGCCCGCACCGACGGCCACGGGATCCGCTCCCGGGCTGACGCCGTCGTCGTCGGCACCGGAACCGTGCTGGCCGACGATCCGCAGCTGACCGCCCGCGACGAGCTCGGTGGCGCCGCCCGGCGGCAGCCGCTGCGCGTTGTCGTCGGGCACCGGCCAGTACCGGACAATGCTGCGATCCGCGGCACCGACGGGCGTTTCCTGCAGTTGGACTCGCACGACCCTGAAGTGATCTGCCGCGATCTGTACGGCCGCGGGGTGCGGCATCTGATGGTGGAGGGCGGTGCGCAAGTCGCCAGCGCTTTCCTGCGCGCCGGACTGGCCGATGAACTGGTGGCCTATGTGGCGCCGGTGCTGCTGGGTGCGGGCACATCTGCAGTCGGCGACCTCGGCGTGCAGACCCTAGCCGATGCTTCACGCTGGCGCTGGGACGTAACTGACGGCGGTCCCGCACGGCTGGTGGGACAGGATCTGCGGCTGCGGCTGGAACCGGTTCCGGAAACCGGCGCCACGCCTGCAGAGCATCACCTCGGATCTGGCCCACCACGCATGAACACCGACGAACTGAACCCACCCCGCACAGAACACTGA
- a CDS encoding riboflavin synthase, producing MFTGIVAEQGSVVSLNPKAGTGKAGGSAELIISAPETGAGLELGGSIAVNGVCLTATAVDGDRIAVDVMGETLERTTTGGLRPGTRVNLERCVPAGGRLDGHVVQGHVDGVGRLLERENLGDWDRLRFAVPQRLARYVAEKGSIAVDGVSLTVTAVSDAGEGEQWFEVGLIPTTLAETGLGALAPGAPVNLEVDVLAKYAERLLAFTDPRKPAHAAAVEDGAE from the coding sequence GTGTTTACCGGAATTGTGGCTGAACAGGGCAGCGTTGTATCCCTGAACCCAAAGGCCGGAACCGGCAAGGCTGGCGGTTCCGCCGAACTGATCATCAGCGCCCCGGAAACGGGTGCCGGGCTGGAGCTGGGCGGGTCCATTGCCGTGAACGGGGTGTGCCTGACGGCCACCGCGGTTGACGGTGACCGGATCGCCGTGGACGTGATGGGGGAGACGCTGGAGCGCACCACCACCGGCGGGCTGCGTCCGGGCACGCGCGTGAACCTGGAACGGTGCGTGCCGGCCGGCGGGCGGCTGGACGGCCACGTTGTCCAGGGGCACGTCGACGGCGTAGGCCGGCTCCTGGAGCGCGAAAACCTCGGCGACTGGGACCGGCTGCGTTTCGCGGTGCCGCAGCGGCTGGCCCGGTATGTTGCGGAAAAGGGCTCCATCGCCGTCGACGGCGTCTCGCTCACCGTGACCGCGGTGAGCGACGCCGGTGAAGGGGAGCAGTGGTTTGAGGTCGGCCTGATTCCGACCACGCTGGCCGAAACCGGACTGGGCGCCCTGGCGCCCGGCGCGCCCGTGAATCTGGAGGTGGATGTGCTGGCCAAGTACGCCGAGCGCCTGCTTGCATTCACCGACCCGCGGAAGCCGGCGCACGCGGCTGCCGTGGAAGACGGTGCCGAATGA
- the ribB gene encoding 3,4-dihydroxy-2-butanone-4-phosphate synthase, whose translation MSPAEEPRQDAWRDTADPTIAIRLDSITAAVEAIAAGRPVVVVDDEDRENEGDIIFAAQHATPELMGWTVRYSSGVICVPLPSEYADRLNLPPMTAVNEDAKGTAYTVSCDAAAGVSTGISAADRAVTARVLADPAAVASELTRPGHVFPLRAHDDGVRGRRGHTEAAVELARLAGCTPVGVIAELVHDEGSMMRLPALRGFADAHGVPLVSIEDLALYLDELDATERAGVVPGPEVQLPTAFGDFTARAWTDPRTGAEHMTVSAAGTGLQPDSAGADAGSGAPLVRLHSECLTGDVFGSYRCDCGEQLEQALELISLHGGTVIYLRGHEGRGIGLANKLRAYALQEAGADTVEANEQLGLPVDARDYQAAAEILHRLGLNRIRLLSNNPAKREKLQQYGVTVEAMVPSEVPIRAENERYLQTKRDRMDHHLTLLRTQPVQQG comes from the coding sequence ATGAGCCCGGCAGAAGAGCCCCGGCAGGACGCCTGGCGGGACACTGCGGACCCCACCATCGCCATCCGCCTGGACTCCATCACGGCGGCCGTTGAAGCGATCGCCGCGGGCCGGCCCGTCGTCGTCGTCGACGATGAAGACCGCGAAAACGAAGGCGACATCATCTTCGCCGCGCAGCACGCCACCCCGGAACTCATGGGGTGGACCGTCCGCTACAGCTCGGGCGTCATCTGCGTGCCGCTGCCGTCCGAGTATGCGGACCGGCTGAACCTGCCGCCCATGACCGCAGTGAATGAGGATGCCAAGGGCACCGCGTACACGGTCTCCTGCGACGCGGCCGCAGGCGTCAGTACCGGCATCAGCGCCGCGGACCGCGCGGTGACCGCCCGCGTGCTTGCGGATCCCGCCGCGGTGGCCTCCGAACTCACCCGGCCGGGCCACGTCTTCCCGCTTCGGGCGCACGACGACGGCGTCCGCGGCCGCCGCGGGCACACCGAGGCAGCCGTGGAGCTGGCCCGGCTGGCCGGCTGCACTCCGGTGGGAGTCATCGCTGAACTGGTCCACGACGAGGGGTCCATGATGCGGCTGCCCGCGCTGCGCGGGTTTGCCGATGCCCACGGCGTGCCGCTGGTGTCCATCGAGGACCTGGCCCTGTACCTGGACGAGCTGGACGCAACCGAGCGCGCCGGTGTCGTTCCCGGCCCTGAGGTCCAGCTGCCCACCGCCTTCGGGGACTTCACCGCCCGCGCCTGGACAGACCCCCGGACCGGTGCCGAGCATATGACTGTCTCTGCTGCTGGAACCGGGCTCCAGCCGGATAGCGCAGGGGCTGACGCAGGATCCGGGGCTCCGCTGGTGCGGCTTCATTCGGAGTGCCTGACCGGTGACGTCTTTGGCTCCTACCGCTGCGACTGCGGGGAGCAGCTGGAGCAGGCGCTGGAGCTGATCAGCCTGCATGGCGGCACCGTCATTTACCTGCGCGGGCACGAGGGACGCGGGATCGGCCTGGCGAACAAACTGCGGGCGTACGCCCTGCAGGAGGCCGGCGCGGACACGGTGGAAGCCAACGAACAGCTCGGCCTTCCCGTGGATGCCCGCGACTACCAGGCCGCTGCCGAGATCCTGCACCGGCTGGGGCTGAACCGGATCAGGCTGCTGAGCAACAATCCGGCCAAGCGGGAGAAGCTGCAGCAGTACGGCGTCACCGTGGAGGCGATGGTGCCCTCGGAGGTGCCGATCCGCGCTGAGAACGAGCGCTACCTGCAGACCAAGCGGGACCGCATGGACCACCACCTGACCCTGCTGCGGACCCAGCCGGTCCAGCAGGGCTGA
- the ribH gene encoding 6,7-dimethyl-8-ribityllumazine synthase, giving the protein MSGHGAPDNDVSSIKAAGLDISVAIVAASWHTEIMDGLINGALRAVEDAGLSPKLIRVPGSFELPVAAARLAPHYDAVVALGVVIRGGTPHFDYVCSAATTGLTDVSVRTGTPIGFGVLTCDTEQQGLDRAGLPGSSEDKGYEAVAAAVNTVAALRGAGA; this is encoded by the coding sequence ATGAGCGGACACGGCGCACCGGATAACGACGTCAGCAGCATTAAGGCCGCGGGCCTGGACATCAGCGTGGCCATTGTTGCTGCCAGCTGGCACACCGAGATCATGGACGGGCTGATCAACGGTGCCCTGCGTGCTGTTGAGGATGCCGGCCTGTCCCCGAAGCTGATCCGGGTTCCCGGCAGTTTCGAACTGCCCGTTGCTGCCGCCCGGCTGGCACCGCACTATGACGCCGTGGTGGCACTGGGCGTCGTCATCCGCGGCGGCACCCCGCATTTCGACTACGTCTGCTCGGCGGCCACCACCGGCCTGACCGATGTCAGCGTCCGCACCGGCACGCCGATCGGTTTCGGTGTGCTCACCTGCGACACCGAGCAGCAGGGCCTGGACCGGGCCGGCCTGCCCGGATCCTCCGAGGACAAGGGCTATGAAGCGGTGGCCGCTGCCGTGAATACCGTGGCAGCGCTGCGGGGTGCCGGGGCCTAA